From Phocoena phocoena chromosome 16, mPhoPho1.1, whole genome shotgun sequence, a single genomic window includes:
- the ATOH7 gene encoding transcription factor ATOH7 yields the protein MKSCKPSNPAAGARAAPPCAGGAECAGTCAGEGRLESAARRRLAANARERRRMQGLNTAFDRLRRVVPQWGQDKKLSKYETLQMALSYIMALTRILAEAERFGSERDWVNLHCEHFGRDHYLPFAGAKLPVESEPYGQRLFGFQPEPFQMAS from the coding sequence ATGAAGTCCTGCAAGCCCAGCAACCCGGCGGCGGGAGCGCGTGCCGCGCCCCCGTGCGCGGGCGGCGCCGAGTGCGCGGGCACGTGCGCCGGGGAGGGGCGGCTGGAGAGCGCGGCGCGCAGGCGCCTAGCGGCCAACGCGCGCGAGCGCCGTCGTATGCAGGGGCTCAACACGGCTTTCGACCGTCTGCGCAGGGTGGTACCCCAATGGGGCCAGGATAAAAAACTGTCCAAGTACGAGACCCTGCAGATGGCGCTGAGCTACATCATGGCTCTGACCCGCATCCTGGCCGAGGCAGAGCGATTCGGCTCCGAGCGGGACTGGGTCAATCTCCACTGTGAGCACTTCGGCCGAGACCACTACCTTCCGTTCGCGGGCGCGAAGCTGCCGGTCGAGAGCGAGCCCTACGGCCAAAGGCTCTTCGGCTTCCAGCCTGAGCCCTTCCAGATGGCCAGTTAG